A genome region from Maylandia zebra isolate NMK-2024a linkage group LG6, Mzebra_GT3a, whole genome shotgun sequence includes the following:
- the grhprb gene encoding glyoxylate reductase/hydroxypyruvate reductase, producing MWCSRMALRRLQKIAVTPLNITGGLTSNIQREMSTLPRVYVTRQIPPEGLKILRKSGQVQFELWDSDDIPVPRKELLQKVKGVDGLLCTLTEKIDAELLDAAGPNLKVLSTMSVGFDHLSLDELKKRGIRIGYTPEVLTDAVAELTVALLLATSRRLIEATHEAKTGGWGTWRTLWLCGYELANSTVGILGLGRIGVAIAERLAPFKVRKFIYTDVAPRPELASAINAEYVSFDELAKQSDFLAVCCALTPETKEICNKNLFSKMKKTSIFINTSRGGVVNQEDLYEALSTGQIAGAGLDVTVPEPLPTNHPLFTLKNCVILPHIASASYTTRDAMSSLAANNLLLGLRGQPMIKELKL from the exons ATGTGGTGCAGTCGCATGGCACTCCGTCGGCTCCAGAAGATCGCCGTTACTCCTTTGAACATTACCGGGGGTCTAACAAGCAACATCCAGAGGGAGATGTCAACCCTGCCACGCGTCTACGTCACACGACAGATCCCACCTGAGGGCCTGAAGATCCTCCGCAAATCCGGACA GGTGCAGTTTGAGCTGTGGGACTCAGATGACATACCGGTGCCCAGGAAGGAGCTCCTTCAGAAGGTCAAAGGTGTAGATGGTCTGCTTTGCACGCTGACAGAAAAAATTGATGCGGAACTGTTGGACGCTGCAG GTCCAAACCTGAAGGTCCTCAGTACAATGTCAGTGGGATTCGATCATCTGTCTTTGGATGAGCTGAAGAAACG AGGAATCCGTATAGGTTATACCCCTGAAGTCCTGACAGATGCTGTTGCTGAGTTGACAGTAGCTCTGCTGCTTGCGACCTCCAGGAGGCTCATAGAGGCCACACATGAGGCCAAGAC TGGCGGCTGGGGCACGTGGAGAACGCTGTGGCTGTGTGGTTATGAGCTGGCCAACAGCACTGTCGGTATTCTCGGACTAGGCAGGATCG GTGTGGCCATTGCTGAGCGTCTGGCACCTTTCAAAGTAAGGAAGTTTATCTACACAGATGTGGCCCCCAGGCCTGAGTTGGCGAGTGCCATCAATGCAGAATATG TCTCTTTTGATGAGCTGGCAAAGCAGTCAGATTTCCTGGCTGTGTGCTGTGCTCTAACACCAGAGACAAAGGAGATCTGCAATAAGAACCTCTTCTCCAAGATGAAAAAGACTTCCATCTTCATCAACACGAGCAG AGGCGGGGTGGTGAACCAGGAAGACTTGTATGAAGCTCTGTCCACAGGGCAGATCGCAGGAGCTGGATTAGATGTTACTGTTCCTGAGCCGCTGCCAACCAACCACCCACTGTTTACGCTCAAAAACTGTG TGATTCTACCCCATATTGCGAGTGCCTCCTATACTACCCGTGATGCTATGTCTTCCCTGGCGGCAAACAACCTCCTCCTGGGCCTGCGAGGGCAGCCGATGATCAAAGAGCTCAAGCTTTAA